GAAGTGGATCCGCGCTGCCATGTTCTTCATTGCGCTCCTGGCTGTCGCGGGCAGCTTCCTCTACACGACCTCCCTCTGGGGTCGCGCCCTCCAGCCGGTCTTCGGCCCGGTCCGCTTTGATCGGCTCGCCCAGTTCTCGGCGATCTTCCTGGTGGTGGCGGCGGGACTGGCCATCCTCCAGCTCTGGGACCACCTCCACCAGGAGGGCTGGGTGAAGGGCGAGACCCTGGCCCTCATGATGTTCTCCCTCACGGGCATGCTCCTCTTCTGCGCCACCACCCACCTGCTCGTGCTCTTCCTCGCCCTGGAGCTCCTCTCCATCCCCCTCTACGCCCTCACCGCCACCCTGAGGCACCGGCATGAGGCCCTGGAGGGTGGCGTGAAGTACTTCATGACGGGAGCGGTGGCCTCCAGCTGCTTCCTCATGGGCACGGTGCTCCTCTACGGCACCACCGGCACCCTGGAGATCACGGCCATGCGTGCGGCCCTTCCCTCCGTGGCCTCGGACCCCCTCTTCCTCCTGGGGGGGGCGCTCCTCCTGGTGGGCTTCCTCTTCAAGATCAGTGCCGTCCCCTTCCACCAGTGGACCCCCGATGTCTATGAAGCAGCCCCCCATCCCATCGCCGGCTTCATGTCCGTGGCCACCAAGGCTGCGGCACTCATTGCCCTGATCCGGGTCTTCCCAGCCGGTCTCCTGAGCCTGGACACCCCCTTCAGCGCCAAGGTGAAGACGGTCCTCGCCCTCATGGCCGTCCTCTCCCTCATCCTGGGGAACCTGACGGCCCTCACCCAGAACAATGTGAAGCGCATGCTGGCCTATTCCAGCATCAGCCATGCCGGCTACCTCCTCCTCGGTCTGGTGGCGGGCACCGCCCAGGCCATGGTCGGCGTCGGATTCTACCTGGTGGCCTACCTGGCCATGAACATGGGGGCCTTCGGGCTCCTGACGGCCTATGGACGTACCGGGGGACGCACAACCTTCGAGGACTTCCGGGGACTGGGCTGGAAACGGCCCGAGCTCGGCATCGCCGCCGCCCTGTGCATGTTCAGCCTGGCGGGCATCCCCCCCACGGGGGGCTTCTACGGCAAGTACATGATCTTCCGTGAGCTCATCGCCCAGGGACATGCCGGGCTCGCCATCGTGGGCGTCCTGGCCAGCTTGGTATCCGTAGCCTACTACTTCCGCCTCCTGGTGGTGATGTTCATGGAGCGCCCCCTCGCCTCGGCACAGCGGGAAGCGGCGGAACACCCAGCGGCGGTGTCCTCCCTGGCGAGTGGGACCGTCCTGGTCTGCGGCATCCTCGTCCTGGTCATCGGCCTCTTCCCAGGCTATCTCTCAGCCCTCTTCTCCGAGCGGGCCTTCCTGGACAGCCTCACCCTCCTGAAATGAAGCGACACGACTCAACCCCCAGCCCCTGCACCCCTCTCATCTGACAGGGCATCCACCTCGGGAGCAGGACATGGCAGTCAAGCGCAGGATAGGGATCGCGGTCGCCGCAGGGGTGGTGGTTGCCGGAGGGGTGGCCACCTGGGCGCTTGGGAAGCGGCAGGAGCCGATCTCCTGGCGCACGGCGGCTGTGGACCGGGGGGATGTCACCCAGCGCATCAGTGCCACCGGCACCATCAACGCCTTCATTTCGGTCCCAGTGGGCACCCAGGTCTCGGGGGTGGTCACCGACCTCTACGCTGACTACAACAGCCTGGTGAAGAAGGGGCAGGTCATCGCCCGGATCGACCCCACCACCTGGGAGACCCAGCTGAAGGACGCCGAGGCAACCCAGCAGAGGGCACAGGCGGCCTTTCTCAACGCCAAGCTCGATTACGACCGGAACCGCAGACTCGCAGAGCAGCAGCTGGTGGCGGCTTCGGACCTGGATGCCAAACTGCTGGCGCTGAAGACAGCCCAGGGCAATCTGGATTCGGCCCGGGCCTCGGTCGCCCGGGCGAGGATCAACCTGGGCTACTGCACCATCCACGCCCCCGTGGACGGAGTGGTCATCTCCCGTGCCGTGGATGTGGGGCAGACCGTGGCGGCCAGCTTCAGCACCCCCAACCTCTTCACCATCGCACGGGATCTCTCGAGGATGATCGTGGTGGCCTCCATCGATGAGGCGGACATCGGGCTGGTCTCGGTGGGGCAGAAGGCCTTCTTCACCGTGGACAGCTTTCCGGACCGCCAGTTCAGGGGACGGGTGAGCGAGGTGCGCCTGGAGCCCATCACCAACCAGAATGTGGTCACCTACAACGTGGTCATGGAGGTTGCCAACGAGCCCAAGGCCGTTGCGGCCCCCCCCCTGCCAGCGCCCGAGCGGGCCCCCGAAACGGCCCGCTATGTACCGCCCGGTGGAAAGGTCTACCGTGGGGAGATGGCCCTCATGCCTGGCATGACGGCCAATGTCAGTATCGTCACCAACCGGAGGGAAAAGGTTCTCCGGGTCCCTGGCAACGCCCTGCGGTTCAATCCCAGGGCCTTCCTCAGGGAGAGCGCCCAGCCCTCCCCGGGCCCCCGCACCGTCCAGGGCCCCCAGAATGGCAAGGGCATGACCGCCCGCAGGGAGGATCGCATCTGGGTCCTGGAGAATGGAAAGCCCAAGGCCCTGCCCGTGACGGCGGGCGCCAGCGACGGGCAGTTCACCGAGGTCTCGGGCGAGGGTCTCCAGGAGGGGCTCCAAGTCCTCACGGGCGTCCAGGATCCCAAGAAGCCCGGCAAAGCCCAGGCCTCTCCCCTCGCTGGCCCCACTGGGGCGCCACGCCACTGAGGCCAAGCCATGACCGGCATCCTTGAGTTCATCCGGCTGGCCCTCTTCGCCATCACCCGGAACAAGACCCGCGCCCTGCTCACCATGCTGGGCATCATCATCGGCGTCGGTTCGGTCATAGCCATGATCGGCATCGGCGAGGGCTCCAAGAGGGCTTCGGTGGCCCTCATCGAGAACATGGGCTCCAACATGCTCATGGTCTCCAACGGGGTCTCCAACCGGACCACCGCAGGCCCCCTGAGCTCCGGGAGCATCGAGGTCCTGAGGGACGACGACGCCCAGCTCATCACAAGGGAACTCAGCCAGAGCAGTGTCGTGGCCGCCTCCCCCAGCGTCCGCACCACCCGACCGGTCATCTTCCAGAGCGTCAACTACATCACCAGCATCCAGGGCACCGGCCCCGACTTCCCGAAGATCCGGGGCTGGGACCTGGAACGGGGCCGATTCTTCACCGAGGGTGAGGTCAAGGGCCAGGCCAAGGTCTGCATCCTCGGCCAGACCGTTGTGGACAACCTCTTCCCCAATGGCGAAGAGCCCATGGGACAGACTGTCCGCATAGGCAAGATGCCCTTCGAGGTCATCGGGGTCCTGGAGAAGAAGGGGGCGGGGCTCATGGGGGACCAGGACGACGCCATCATCGCCCCCTACACCACCGTGATGCACAAGATCATGGGGCGGGACCGGATCCAGATGATCATGGTCAGCGCCATGGAAGGGCGCGAGGATCTTGCCGAGAGCGAGATCACCGCCCTGCTCCGCCAGCGGATGCGGCTCGGCCCCAAGGACGACAGCCCCTTCCAGTTCCGGAGGCAGGACGACTGGATCAAGATGCAGGAGCAGCAAGCGGGGGTCCTGACCATGTTCCTGGCCATGTCCGCTGGGATCTCCCTGGTCGTGGGCGGCATCGGCATCTCCAACATCATGCTGGTCAGCGTCACCGAACGCACCCGCGAAATCGGAATCCGACGGGCCATGGGCGCCACCCGCCGCACGGTGCTCTGGCAATTCCTCACCGAGGCGGTGGTGCTCTCCATCCTGGGGGGCATCCTGGGCATCCTCCTGGCCCTGGCAGCCATCTGGCTGCTGAAGTCCTTCTCCCCCCTCCCCGCCGTGGCCCTCCCCTGGGCTGTGGCCCTGGGCCTGGGATTCAGCGCCGTGGTCGGCATCGTGGCGGGCTTCCTCCCGGCCCTGAAGGCCGCCAAGCTGGATGTGATCGACGCTTTGCGCTATGAATAGCAGAGCGGAAACCGAAGCTCCTCCCGTCTGCGGAAGATCCCGGCCAGCCTGAAAGCATCGAAGTGCCGAGATGAGCGAACACCCCCACGACCCCTTCCAGTCCCTGCGCTATGCCGAGTACCGGTGGTTCCTTGTGGGCACCACGGCGGTCTTCATGGCCACCCAGATCCAGACCGCGGTCATGGGCTGGCAGGTCTATGGGATCACCCACGATCCTCTCTCCCTGGGCTTGGTGGGCCTCTCGGAAGCCATCCCCTTCCTCTGCCTGACCCTGATCGGGGGTTATGCGGCCGACCGGCGGGATCGCCGGGGCCTCGCCCTGATCGCCACGGCGGTCCTGGCCCTCTGCGCCTGCCTGCTGCTGGTCTACAACCTGCACCACACCCCCAGCGCCCTGCCCTTCTATGGCATCCAGTTCCTCACGGGCATCGGCCGGGCCTTCTACCGGCCGACCTCCCAGGCTCTGGGCACGGAGCTGGTGCCCCGGGAGGCCTAC
The sequence above is drawn from the uncultured Holophaga sp. genome and encodes:
- a CDS encoding NADH-quinone oxidoreductase subunit N; protein product: MSLNPSQISSLMALLVPAVAACLLPLASIDRDQSTQKWIRAAMFFIALLAVAGSFLYTTSLWGRALQPVFGPVRFDRLAQFSAIFLVVAAGLAILQLWDHLHQEGWVKGETLALMMFSLTGMLLFCATTHLLVLFLALELLSIPLYALTATLRHRHEALEGGVKYFMTGAVASSCFLMGTVLLYGTTGTLEITAMRAALPSVASDPLFLLGGALLLVGFLFKISAVPFHQWTPDVYEAAPHPIAGFMSVATKAAALIALIRVFPAGLLSLDTPFSAKVKTVLALMAVLSLILGNLTALTQNNVKRMLAYSSISHAGYLLLGLVAGTAQAMVGVGFYLVAYLAMNMGAFGLLTAYGRTGGRTTFEDFRGLGWKRPELGIAAALCMFSLAGIPPTGGFYGKYMIFRELIAQGHAGLAIVGVLASLVSVAYYFRLLVVMFMERPLASAQREAAEHPAAVSSLASGTVLVCGILVLVIGLFPGYLSALFSERAFLDSLTLLK
- a CDS encoding efflux RND transporter periplasmic adaptor subunit → MAVKRRIGIAVAAGVVVAGGVATWALGKRQEPISWRTAAVDRGDVTQRISATGTINAFISVPVGTQVSGVVTDLYADYNSLVKKGQVIARIDPTTWETQLKDAEATQQRAQAAFLNAKLDYDRNRRLAEQQLVAASDLDAKLLALKTAQGNLDSARASVARARINLGYCTIHAPVDGVVISRAVDVGQTVAASFSTPNLFTIARDLSRMIVVASIDEADIGLVSVGQKAFFTVDSFPDRQFRGRVSEVRLEPITNQNVVTYNVVMEVANEPKAVAAPPLPAPERAPETARYVPPGGKVYRGEMALMPGMTANVSIVTNRREKVLRVPGNALRFNPRAFLRESAQPSPGPRTVQGPQNGKGMTARREDRIWVLENGKPKALPVTAGASDGQFTEVSGEGLQEGLQVLTGVQDPKKPGKAQASPLAGPTGAPRH
- a CDS encoding ABC transporter permease — protein: MTGILEFIRLALFAITRNKTRALLTMLGIIIGVGSVIAMIGIGEGSKRASVALIENMGSNMLMVSNGVSNRTTAGPLSSGSIEVLRDDDAQLITRELSQSSVVAASPSVRTTRPVIFQSVNYITSIQGTGPDFPKIRGWDLERGRFFTEGEVKGQAKVCILGQTVVDNLFPNGEEPMGQTVRIGKMPFEVIGVLEKKGAGLMGDQDDAIIAPYTTVMHKIMGRDRIQMIMVSAMEGREDLAESEITALLRQRMRLGPKDDSPFQFRRQDDWIKMQEQQAGVLTMFLAMSAGISLVVGGIGISNIMLVSVTERTREIGIRRAMGATRRTVLWQFLTEAVVLSILGGILGILLALAAIWLLKSFSPLPAVALPWAVALGLGFSAVVGIVAGFLPALKAAKLDVIDALRYE